One Cervus canadensis isolate Bull #8, Minnesota chromosome 1, ASM1932006v1, whole genome shotgun sequence genomic window carries:
- the C1H17orf58 gene encoding UPF0450 protein C17orf58 homolog isoform X2 yields the protein MTARAFWLLCLIVGSSPEAPVAERKASPPHSRKPDPGGGPSAEMPGPGAQPVPETPRRPRAAEAAPRAWSDLRRRKPPPPAENRAGFREAARAPAGPPSPRLAQAENRASPRRQPALGEFPRRARARAPRLPAVRPSARAVEIPAGPAHPNRPRAAAPPPEPAPAPPPHLGELQGEEAEPGAEHCARACRADLDERESYCTSEFALNGIVHDVDVLGTGIRLVTLLVDRDGLYKMNRLYITPDGFFFRVHILALDSSSCNKPCPEFKPGSRRPSCALVNLKLCE from the exons ATGACAGCTAGAGCTTTCTGGCTCCTCTGTTTGATCGTTGGATCTTCTCCCGAAGCCCCAGTGGCGGAGAGAAAAG CCTCGCCGCCCCACAGCCGGAAACCCGACCCCGGCGGAGGCCCGAGTGCGGAGATGCCTGGGCCCGGGGCGCAGCCGGTCCCCGAGACCCCGCGGCGGCCGCGCGCGGCCGAAGCCGCTCCGCGTGCCTGGTCAGACCTGAGGCGCCGGAAGCCCCCGCCGCCCGCGGAGAACCGGGCGGGCTTCCGGGAGGCCGCGCGCGCACCCGCCGGCCCGCCGAGCCCGCGCCTGGCGCAGGCCGAGAACCGCGCGTCACCGCGCCGCCAGCCGGCGCTGGGGGAGTTCCCGCGGCGCGCGCGCGCCCGGGCCCCGCGCCTCCCGGCCGTGCGGCCTTCCGCGCGCGCCGTCGAGATCCCCGCTGGCCCCGCCCACCCCAATCGGCCGCGCGCCGCCGCGCCGCCCCCGGAACCcgcgcccgcgccgccgccgcacCTTGGCGAGCTGCAGGGGGAGGAAGCCGAGCCCGGCGCCGAGCACTGTGCGCGCGCCTGCAGGGCAGATTTGGACGAGCGCGAGTCCTACTGCACCAGCGAATTCG CATTGAACGGAATCGTGCATGATGTAGACGTCCTCGGCACAGGGATCCGGCTGGTGACTCTCCTGGTGGACCGAGACGGGCTGTACAAGATGAACCGCCTGTACATCACTCCAGACGGGTTTTTCTTCCGAGTCCACATACTAGCCCTAGACTCCTCTAGTTGCAATAAGCCATGTCCAGAATTTAAGCCAG gcagCAG aagACCAAGCTGTGCTTTAGTTAATTTGAAACTCTGTGAATAG
- the C1H17orf58 gene encoding UPF0450 protein C17orf58 homolog isoform X1, translated as MTARAFWLLCLIVGSSPEAPVAERKASPPHSRKPDPGGGPSAEMPGPGAQPVPETPRRPRAAEAAPRAWSDLRRRKPPPPAENRAGFREAARAPAGPPSPRLAQAENRASPRRQPALGEFPRRARARAPRLPAVRPSARAVEIPAGPAHPNRPRAAAPPPEPAPAPPPHLGELQGEEAEPGAEHCARACRADLDERESYCTSEFALNGIVHDVDVLGTGIRLVTLLVDRDGLYKMNRLYITPDGFFFRVHILALDSSSCNKPCPEFKPGSRYIVMGHIYHKRRQLPTALLQVLRGRLRPGDGLLRSSSSYVKRFNRKRDGQVQGAIHAQCI; from the exons ATGACAGCTAGAGCTTTCTGGCTCCTCTGTTTGATCGTTGGATCTTCTCCCGAAGCCCCAGTGGCGGAGAGAAAAG CCTCGCCGCCCCACAGCCGGAAACCCGACCCCGGCGGAGGCCCGAGTGCGGAGATGCCTGGGCCCGGGGCGCAGCCGGTCCCCGAGACCCCGCGGCGGCCGCGCGCGGCCGAAGCCGCTCCGCGTGCCTGGTCAGACCTGAGGCGCCGGAAGCCCCCGCCGCCCGCGGAGAACCGGGCGGGCTTCCGGGAGGCCGCGCGCGCACCCGCCGGCCCGCCGAGCCCGCGCCTGGCGCAGGCCGAGAACCGCGCGTCACCGCGCCGCCAGCCGGCGCTGGGGGAGTTCCCGCGGCGCGCGCGCGCCCGGGCCCCGCGCCTCCCGGCCGTGCGGCCTTCCGCGCGCGCCGTCGAGATCCCCGCTGGCCCCGCCCACCCCAATCGGCCGCGCGCCGCCGCGCCGCCCCCGGAACCcgcgcccgcgccgccgccgcacCTTGGCGAGCTGCAGGGGGAGGAAGCCGAGCCCGGCGCCGAGCACTGTGCGCGCGCCTGCAGGGCAGATTTGGACGAGCGCGAGTCCTACTGCACCAGCGAATTCG CATTGAACGGAATCGTGCATGATGTAGACGTCCTCGGCACAGGGATCCGGCTGGTGACTCTCCTGGTGGACCGAGACGGGCTGTACAAGATGAACCGCCTGTACATCACTCCAGACGGGTTTTTCTTCCGAGTCCACATACTAGCCCTAGACTCCTCTAGTTGCAATAAGCCATGTCCAGAATTTAAGCCAG gcagCAGGTATATTGTGATGGGCCACATCTACCATAAGAGAAGGCAGCTTCCTACAGCTCTGCTTCAGGTCCTGAGAGGGCGCCTTCGCCCAGGAGATGGACTactcaggagcagcagcagctacgTGAAAAGATTTAACCGAAAAAGGGATGGGCAAGTGCAAGGGGCAATTCACGCCCAGTGCATCTGA